The following proteins are co-located in the Doryrhamphus excisus isolate RoL2022-K1 chromosome 3, RoL_Dexc_1.0, whole genome shotgun sequence genome:
- the LOC131126611 gene encoding ATP-sensitive inward rectifier potassium channel 10-like isoform X2 translates to MTSSEGPSTRKVSHSHTQTDITRPLLSSAAGSANGPLRRRRRVLSKEGRSNVHIEHVSGRGTLYLRDLWTTFVDMRWRYKFFLFCATFAGTWFLFGVLWYLVAMFHGDLVESAPPTDHTPCVMEVKTLTGAFLFSLESQTTIGYGFRCITEECPAAIVLLIVQLVVTMVMEIFITGTFLAKVARPKKRGATVKFSQHAVVSTHMGRPCLMIRVANMRKSLLLGCQVTGKLLQTSLCEEGETVRLDQRNVSFQVDTSCDSPFLIIPLTFYHVIDESSPLSAWVGRGGGWTDGDLADFELLVILSATVEPTSATCQVRTSYLPDEILWGYEFPPVVSLSDSGGYVADFAFFDRVAKTTSPAPQNHHSSKDKMQLGEGRGNVGDSSQLSMRISNV, encoded by the exons ATGACGTCCTCAGAAGGCCCCTCCACTCGTAAAGTAAGCCACTCCCATACACAGACGGACATCACCAGGCCGCTTCTGAGCTCGGCGGCAGGAAGTGCAAACGGACCTCTGCGGAGGAGGCGGCGCGTCCTTTCCAAAGAAGGGCGCAGCAATGTGCACATTGAGCACGTGAGCGGGAGAGGAACGCTCTATCTGCGTGACCTCTGGACGACCTTTGTGGACATGCGGTGGCGCTATAAGTTTTTCCTGTTCTGCGCCACTTTTGCCGGGACCTGGTTCCTGTTTGGCGTACTGTGGTACCTGGTGGCCATGTTTCATGGAGACCTGGTGG AGTCAGCCCCGCCCACTGACCATACACCGTGCGTCATGGAGGTGAAGACGCTGACGGGAGCCTTCCTCTTCTCGTTGGAGTCCCAAACAACCATCGGTTACGGCTTCCGCTGCATCACAGAGGAGTGTCCAGCGGCCATCGTCCTGCTCATCGTACAGCTGGTGGTCACCATGGTGATGGAGATCTTCATCACCGGCACTTTTCTAGCCAAG GTGGCCCGCCCCAAAAAGCGAGGCGCGACAGTGAAATTTAGTCAGCACGCCGTGGTGTCCACGCACATGGGACGGCCGTGTCTCATGATCCGAGTTGCCAACATGCGCAAGAGTCTCCTATTAGGATGTCAG GTGACGGGTAAGCTACTGCAGACGTCGCTCTGTGAGGAAGGGGAGACGGTGCGCCTGGACCAGCGCAACGTGTCCTTCCAGGTGGACACATCGTGTGATAGTCCCTTTCTCATCATTCCACTGACGTTCTACCACGTCATCGATGAGAGCAGCCCACTGAGCGCCTGGGTAGGCCGAG GTGGCGGCTGGACAGATGGCGACTTGGCGGATTTCGAGCTACTGGTGATTCTGAGTGCGACGGTGGAACCGACGTCCGCCACCTGCCAGGTGCGCACGTCGTACCTTCCTGACGAGATCCTCTGGGGCTACGAGTTCCCGCCAGTTGTGTCACTATCCGACTCGGGTGGATACGTGGCCGATTTTGCCTTCTTCGACAGAGTAGCCAAAACCACATCACCGGCGCCCCAAAACCATCACAGCAGCAAGGATAAGATGCAGctgggggaggggcggggcaatGTCGGAGACAGCAGCCAGCTGAGCATGCGCATCAGCAACGTTTGA
- the LOC131126611 gene encoding ATP-sensitive inward rectifier potassium channel 10-like isoform X1, translating to MTSSEGPSTRKVSHSHTQTDITRPLLSSAAGSANGPLRRRRRVLSKEGRSNVHIEHVSGRGTLYLRDLWTTFVDMRWRYKFFLFCATFAGTWFLFGVLWYLVAMFHGDLVESAPPTDHTPCVMEVKTLTGAFLFSLESQTTIGYGFRCITEECPAAIVLLIVQLVVTMVMEIFITGTFLAKVNMSVASISASGLHLLISCPQQVARPKKRGATVKFSQHAVVSTHMGRPCLMIRVANMRKSLLLGCQVTGKLLQTSLCEEGETVRLDQRNVSFQVDTSCDSPFLIIPLTFYHVIDESSPLSAWVGRGGGWTDGDLADFELLVILSATVEPTSATCQVRTSYLPDEILWGYEFPPVVSLSDSGGYVADFAFFDRVAKTTSPAPQNHHSSKDKMQLGEGRGNVGDSSQLSMRISNV from the exons ATGACGTCCTCAGAAGGCCCCTCCACTCGTAAAGTAAGCCACTCCCATACACAGACGGACATCACCAGGCCGCTTCTGAGCTCGGCGGCAGGAAGTGCAAACGGACCTCTGCGGAGGAGGCGGCGCGTCCTTTCCAAAGAAGGGCGCAGCAATGTGCACATTGAGCACGTGAGCGGGAGAGGAACGCTCTATCTGCGTGACCTCTGGACGACCTTTGTGGACATGCGGTGGCGCTATAAGTTTTTCCTGTTCTGCGCCACTTTTGCCGGGACCTGGTTCCTGTTTGGCGTACTGTGGTACCTGGTGGCCATGTTTCATGGAGACCTGGTGG AGTCAGCCCCGCCCACTGACCATACACCGTGCGTCATGGAGGTGAAGACGCTGACGGGAGCCTTCCTCTTCTCGTTGGAGTCCCAAACAACCATCGGTTACGGCTTCCGCTGCATCACAGAGGAGTGTCCAGCGGCCATCGTCCTGCTCATCGTACAGCTGGTGGTCACCATGGTGATGGAGATCTTCATCACCGGCACTTTTCTAGCCAAGGTGAACATGAGCGTTGCTTCCATTTCAGCCAGCGGTCTTCACCTTCTGATTTCCTGCCCTCAACAGGTGGCCCGCCCCAAAAAGCGAGGCGCGACAGTGAAATTTAGTCAGCACGCCGTGGTGTCCACGCACATGGGACGGCCGTGTCTCATGATCCGAGTTGCCAACATGCGCAAGAGTCTCCTATTAGGATGTCAG GTGACGGGTAAGCTACTGCAGACGTCGCTCTGTGAGGAAGGGGAGACGGTGCGCCTGGACCAGCGCAACGTGTCCTTCCAGGTGGACACATCGTGTGATAGTCCCTTTCTCATCATTCCACTGACGTTCTACCACGTCATCGATGAGAGCAGCCCACTGAGCGCCTGGGTAGGCCGAG GTGGCGGCTGGACAGATGGCGACTTGGCGGATTTCGAGCTACTGGTGATTCTGAGTGCGACGGTGGAACCGACGTCCGCCACCTGCCAGGTGCGCACGTCGTACCTTCCTGACGAGATCCTCTGGGGCTACGAGTTCCCGCCAGTTGTGTCACTATCCGACTCGGGTGGATACGTGGCCGATTTTGCCTTCTTCGACAGAGTAGCCAAAACCACATCACCGGCGCCCCAAAACCATCACAGCAGCAAGGATAAGATGCAGctgggggaggggcggggcaatGTCGGAGACAGCAGCCAGCTGAGCATGCGCATCAGCAACGTTTGA